GATAAAACCTCTGTAGCCTTCATCTGTCACAAACAAAGTGGATTCTTCGAGGAAGCGATAGACGTTCCCTGTCACTTCCTGTTGCTTCAGAGAAGTCGGAGCCGAAAGACGCTCACTTTGTACCGTATCCTCTCTCACCGGTTTTGCAACGAGGCGCTCGTGCCGGTCATGGCTCAGGATCACGTAGAGCATATCCTTTGCGTGAGGCCATAAAGACCGTTCTTCAGGGAGTTCATCTTTCGAGACTAGAACATCTTTCTTTAATCCGATGTGCACAAAGACGCCAGCTCTCGGATGCACATGGGTCACTTCTGCCCATCCGTACTGATCCATCGTGATCTCAGGGATCTTCATGGTCGCTTCCATGTCCCCGGCTTTATTCTCATAAAGAAAGACGGTAATCGGTTCTCCCCGCTTAATCGTCCCCTTTGTTTCATCTTTATGAATCAGGATCTTCATGCCTTCTTTACGAAGAACATACCCCGTTTCAATCCCTTTTTCCACCAGGCACTCGGTAATGATCCCCGGCAGTACTGTTTTCTGTTCACGCATGTTTTGCTGTCCCCTTTATGGTCTGATGCAGTTGATTATACACTTATACGCCCAAAAGAAAAAGGACGCATTTGCGTCCTTGATCAGATATGTTTATTTAAATCAGCAGATTAAACAGCTTCTGGTCTTTGTTGATTTCGATATAACTGAACCCGTGTTTTTCCATTCGATGGACGAGGGGATGATAGTCTTCTTTATACTTCAACTCAATCCCGACGAGAACCGGTCCTT
This genomic window from [Bacillus] selenitireducens MLS10 contains:
- a CDS encoding S1-like domain-containing RNA-binding protein; this translates as MREQKTVLPGIITECLVEKGIETGYVLRKEGMKILIHKDETKGTIKRGEPITVFLYENKAGDMEATMKIPEITMDQYGWAEVTHVHPRAGVFVHIGLKKDVLVSKDELPEERSLWPHAKDMLYVILSHDRHERLVAKPVREDTVQSERLSAPTSLKQQEVTGNVYRFLEESTLFVTDEGYRGFIQHELSPKPLRLGQTVTGRVIDIEEDGSIKLSLLPIVTERQSADADAIVTHLKKRKGKMPLTDQSPPDLIKSTLGLSKAAFKRAMGKLLKEKKVKQEDGFTFLIDEEE